Part of the Quercus lobata isolate SW786 chromosome 6, ValleyOak3.0 Primary Assembly, whole genome shotgun sequence genome, CACTTCCTGCTGTTGTAACGTGACCTCATTCTTCTCTCCATTGACTTCTTTGACTGTTACATCATCAAACTTGGAAAGTTCATAATCAATCTCCTCCAATTGCTCCTGGAATAAATCTCTCTGTACCGTTATCTCATTATTGCAACGCGGCACCGGCTCTGCATTAATTGGACTTTCCAAAATAGTTTCCGGTGATTCTGGGCTACCCAGTTCTGCTTCCCGATCAGCCACCCGACCAGCTGGCTCACCGGTCCCCCCCATACTCTGTTCTGCAACTTGACAAGCCTTCGAACTACCTCCGTCAACTACCTTTGAACTGCCCCTTGTCATAACGTTTTCATCGTGCCTCTCGAACCCGTTCCAACTCTCTTCCTCATCCAAGCCCGGCACACGGATCACAGTTTTCTTAAAAGGATTTGGCGTGGTTGCACGAAGCCATGCACCATATTGTTGATCACCGTCCTTAAGAGTACCTCTGCTTCTAATCCAAAGTGGGCATTCTCTGTCACCATGGATGAGTTTCCCGCACCAATAACATATATTGGGCAGACGTTCATACCGGAAGTTTACCCAACCCTCCTTACCTCTAACCGTAGTAATGGTACGTCCACGGCATAACGGTTTATGAACATCAACCTCTACCCTTATACGGAAGAAATTTACACCATGCTGGTTTCCCTCCTCTGTCACCTTGTTCTCGACCTTACCTGCTACTGACCCGATCTTCTTCGCCAGTTCTAATGAGAAATTTCCAACCGGCAAGTCATGGACCTGAATCCAGAAGCGGGTGAAACTGAAATCCAGGGAACGAATGGCATCGTCCCTATCAATTCTCTGCAACACCACAAGATGCCTATCAAAGGACCATGGCTCCCCCTCCAAAACCCTCTCAATGTCTGCCTCCTCAGGAAAAACGAAGAGAATCTTATGGTCCCCCATATCTCTAATCTCGAAACCTTTCCTGGTCTTCCACAAGAGTGTGAACGTCCTAGCTATGGCCTCCATATTCAACACTCTCCGAGTCAGAAACTTCGCTGCCAATAAATGCTCCTCCACCGTGGTTTCCTCTTGGACAACAAACTTATCGCCTTCGCACTCTGAGAGCGAAAACTTCTTCCACGAACCCATCAACTTCTCCATCTCACTAGAAaaactcactcactctctcCCTCAGATCAACAGCGACGTGGAAAGAGGACTGGGTTAGCCCCACTGAGACGTAGGCACTAGACTATTCTCCTGACGGCTAGGGTTTCCCCATGTCAGAGAAACTTATACATGTtgtaactaaataaaaattacccattttttaaaccataaatcTTTATAAAATCTAATGGTTAGAGGGAAGAGCTTGTGTCCATGTTTAGAAATACACTACTATTCATAACATCATAAAATCTCTAgtagtttgtgttttttttttttttcaatgaatacGGTATTTTGTGTTCTGTGTCTCTCTTTAAGGGTTAGCTTCATTACTAACTTCTAGTCATCCTatactaataatttaataaatgcTATCTCTCTCCAATCAAATGCAATATCTTTCTATTCTTTCAATGAACACAAATATTTTCTGTTCTGTGCCACTCACATGTTGTGCACCCAACACAAATGTGGGACTGCCAGCTTGTGAGAGGCTTACTTCACGGAACAGACACAAGAAAACATTGGCTCCCTTAATACAACCCAAAAGTCTTCTATGCCTCTTTTCTAGGGTTAGATTTAGGGGTCTAACCCCCTCAAATTACACTTAACCTATAATAATAGTTATTATTCTAAAACTCAATGATAATTAATAATTAGTAATTATACACAATCATTTTACAAAATGATAAAAGAGTTAAAATGGGCCATGGTCTTAATGGCAGAAAAAATAGGCtctaaaacaaatgcaaaacTGGGTTTGGGCTAGAATCAAAGCCCAACCCAAATTGACACCCAAATTAAAGACATAGCTAAGCGCTTGCATAGAGTTCTCTAATGTCATCCAAATTTTGAGACTCACCACCACAAAGAAAAAATGGCGCTACCAATGTCCGTACAATTCCCGGTAACCTCTCCTTTCCCACCACCCACAAAAGCCGGTCACCCACGCACGTCCGTACTGCTCAAACCGCCACGTGTCGGTcacctttctctttctcaccCCAAACTCAGACCCGTAAACCTAATATCTCTCAGGCTCAGACTCAAAGCCATTGAAGAGACCCGAGAAACTCCCGAGTCCGAGACCCAGCAAACTGAGTCGGAATCGGAGAATCAACCCGGCGGCGAGGTGGGATCGGAGATCAAGGAGGCGATGCGGAAGAGGAAGGAGCAGCAGCAGGGAGAGGGGGGTTTGTGGAGCGGAGTGGCGGAGGAGATCGGAGAGATCGAGTGGCCGCCGTTTGGGAAGGTCTTGGGCACGACGGGTGTCGTTTTGGGTGTGATTGCAGGGTCGAGTGTCGTTTTGCTCACTGTGAATGCCGTTTTGGCTGAGCTCTCTGACCGGGTTTTCGCCGGTAGAGGAGTTCAGGATTTCTTCGGCTGACAAATGGTGGTGTTAAGACACGTGGGCTCGGCCCAGTAAAGAAGGAAGGAAGGCCCATTAAGGTTAAGACACGTGGGCGGAAGATGTATGTGCCACATTTTGTGACTTTGTGAGTGAGATCATGTAGTGTGTTCTAGGATAAGACTTCTGGAGAATTTTTGAATGAATTGTGTAAATCTTGCtagcaacctttttttttatgcacaTTGCGAAATTGTAACTCAtgttgtttatactttatagacTTTAGTACCCACTTAATTAATTGTAACAAGGTTAGCTCAATCAAACACTTGCTATCTATCCTAAGGAGTAAAGGAGACCTCAAATTGGGGTTGGGGTGTCAATTCTCTTCTCCTTTCCAATGTACTTTCTGATTCTAATTACAACTATCGCATTGGACTAAAAACGAATTTTTAACTCATGTTGTTTATAGACTTTGGTGCCTACTTAAGAAGATAGGACAAAGTTTGGATCTAGTGTCTAATTATATGGGACTTATCACAAAAGTGACACGTGTTTACTTTTGGTCACGTGTCATCATTTTAATAAGTTCAGTGTAACTGAACACTGGATCCAAACCAAGTCtaagaaaatacatattttgagggtttcaattggtaaagtttttgcTGTTGAATAAGGAACAAAATTTAGACACAAATCTCATTTAcactaaaaattaaatgatgtCTTGACCTGAAGATAATAATCAATCATCATGAGTGAACCCACAACTTCAAATCTTTtcatatctttatatatatatatacatatacatatatccacataaagggggaaggggacacACAATTGAAAGGAAGAGACGGAAGCACAGTGTAATATAGTGAAAGTAAGTaaataacttaaaagtaaaaacaatagtaaggcggtagaaccagccaagtaatatatatgaaaataattcaaagtaaatgaaagcaatttagaaccgtccGTTATGGCAGTAATCCGTCCAAAGTGGCGGTAGCAACAAGTAGAATAATgaacaaaaaactgaaaatacttgttattaAAAGTagaataaacacttacagtagtagcgAATACAGGATCTTAACAATACAAGTTAACAATTACAAAACTTGAACTAgccctagttacaaggttttgtaagaaaataGTGGTAGTAGGAACAAGGTAATAGGAGCAAGGAATTCTCTCTAGAGAAAAGCTTCTAAGAGGAAGAAGTTCCAAAGAGAAAATCCTAAGTAGAATTCTATCCTAAACTTAAGGGAGAACCCCCCTTAAATAAGCAAAATTTCGGAGTGAACAGTAAAAAGTGAACAGTGTCAGTGAACAGTAATCTATGAACAGTGTTTTTCCCACTTTTTGACTTAAAATcagttgaaaatttttgttcttttcttcaaCTTATAATGTTCAGACTTTGTTAGAAGAAGAATGGCAAGACCAAAGTAATCATGACAAGATCAAAGTATGAggattcctttctttttcttttgcttttcaaGAATCTCAATATGAGTCCAAAGAACATGTTAGGAGAATATGAGACGCATGCCTAAGGAAATTCACAGGGACTTCTCAACAAGCACATGGGACTTCAACATCACAGGGACTTCTTAGCAGGCACATGGGACTTcatcataacattttttaatattgtaacAATTTTGTTATTGTAGTACTTCAAAGAGCAAATCTAATGCCAAAACTTAAGGTGAAAAATATATCTTGAGATCTGAGCGAAGGATACCATTGAATCGAAAGGAAAAGGGTTTGTAGAGTAGAGCTGAGTTTTTTTAGTCCATAATAAGTGATCAAGCCGAAGGtctattttgtaaaaaactATTAGACATTACCGACCTATTCAACTTCtgctcaaaataaaaatagagcaATGGCAATGGGTTAGATTTGAGACAAAAAGAATGCTCCAAGCCCAAaccatttaaatattttaaataccaAACCCtattaaattttaggaattccATCCCAAAATTTGATCCATGGACATCCCCATAACCCCATTCAATTGCTTTCAATTGGTTGAACTGGCATTCAAGCATGACCCATAGACCATAATGATGCTATGGATTGTTCACTTCTAAGCTGTGGTGGTGATTGATTCAACTCAAATGCAGAGGGAAAATTTCTCATAACCAAGAGATTGCAgcccaaaaaagaaagtttaggACTCAAGAATATCTACTTGTCTTTCTTAGATGCTTTGGACAGAATCGCTTGCAGCAGTACTCGATCTTTGGCACTAATACTGTAATAGCCCCATCTCCCACATACATCATCGCATtggattataaaaaattaaataaaaaaaaattgtacctgGAAGATCTTTGCCCTTACAGCATTTGCAAAAGATTTTATAATTAGTTAATATTTACaggtttttcaattcattttttgcCACTGCCAAAGCAACGTGGTTTAGATATggttcaacaacaaaaaacagcACTGCCTTTGGATATTCTGATATGTCTAACAGCACAACTTCAAGCAAGATCCTTAAGAGGGACTTGATGATCAGAAACATTTGATAATCCTAAATACAGACCTAGATTTTAAGTCTAGCAGTCAAATATAGAAGACACCTTTACTCATGCTCAAAATTTTACCTCAGCCTCACTTGCACGAGTACAACACCAAAAGCCCTCCTCTTCACACAAAAGtaacaaacacaaacattcaGCAATAATCTTAAAAGTCTACTATCCTCCTGATCAACCAAACACCCAAGTCTCCAACACCTAGTTCAAAACTAGAGAAATTTTACATAacaatatgaaaatataaagggGCAAAAGATACAAGACCATCATTCGCTTCCACCAGCAGGGCCAACGAGAACTCCCTGTGCAGAACCTTCCTTCCGCCCACCATCATCCTTGGTCTCACCATCAGGCTTTCTTATCCTAATTTTGTATTTAGCCTCGAAGTCagaaatttcctttttcttcttttccaaagCCTCATTGAGCCTAGCAATAACCTCCTCAAGCCCCTCTTTATTGCGCTGGACAGCAGGTAGGACTTCTTGGATGGTTCTCTCCACCAGAACACCTCCAATCATCCGGAAGCACCGTCTTGTTGGGTCAAGCGGCTGGATAGCATTAATGACCAATGAGTGCTCACTCACTTCCATCTCTAGTTCAGTGATTTTTGAGTAAATTTGGTTTAGTTCAGTCCTCATAGAAGCATACTTATTTGCAACTGCTTGTTCATTTATTGGTTCCCTTTGTTCATCTTCGGCTCTGCTGGCCATGATGCTCTACAAATGAAAGGGGAGGggatttttaaaaagaaataaataaaaaggataagTATATAGGATAGAAGGAACATTCCATATAAGCACAGGTATTCCTGCCAAGTAAACCATTATTGTAGGGGGTGGGATAGAACAGTCCCCCCCcgccccaaaaaaagaagaagaagaaggaaatatcATAACAACTAGGATATGTATTCCAATAGGAAATTCTGATCCATTACAATATCCACAATCAGGGACAGATTTTTTAGTTAAAGGACTTCAATCCCATATGGCAACTCAGGTAATTCATCAGGAGGTTACAAAGTTTTAGCCTGAAGAAATAAGGCCTGTGGTTGGTAGATGCTTAATATATTGGCTTTAGCAATTGCAGGATTTGTTCCTCTTTTGATAAATCCATAAACCTAAAATATCcaagagattttttattttttatttttttttgggtgagttACACACACAAGTGCCCACGATCTCaccctccatcccattattatggGAAGAGGAAGTGCCATTTAAGCTATAGCTCATTGGCAAGACAATGTTTTCCCTCTATTTTTTCCCCTTGAAAACCTAATTTTAATGAACTTAATTTATCAAtccagtttttagttttatgcCAATGAGCACTagctcaaatgaaaatttattctCCCACAAGGAGAGGGTGGAGATTCAGGTCATGGATTCAAGACTTGGGTGGATGTTTATGAAAGAATATACAGtttcagtttaaaaaaaaaaaaaaaaaaaaaaaaaaaaaaaaaaaaaaaaagaagaagaagaagaagaatccaTACTAATCTACAAACTGAAAACCACCATATAGAACTTGATACATTTATTATAGCATTGCTCTTCCTTATAGAAAAGTGACTCATGTACCAGGTAATATTCCTATGGTAAACACATTCAATTCAAGGAGCCTAATATTATTGTATGCCCGTCAGCATTACAGCAAAACACTAGATTTCTTTGgaccaaagaataaaaacaagcaaaacaaaacaTGGTGGGCAAAATACAACCTTGAGAAAAATCAATTAAACAACTCAATGCCCCTAGTTCTTCTAATTGTTAGGGCctaaacatgaatttaaatatttttattgcaCAAGTAATGTGGTTTTAAACGACTAGAAGCTTCCATGGATTCCAACTACATGAACTTCATTGTTTGAATCTAACAATATGCTTAAAAACATTATCAATCACTGGATAACTTGCACTTTGTAATAATATAACCAACAAAATGTCTCCAAActtttatcctttaattttgggACAAAAAACCTTGCTAATCACTTCTCAAATATATCCATTTGGTACGtgtgtttaaataacattttcagttttgttggaaatacgtgtgggttaaaaaatgtgtggaaatacgtgtaatgttgtttaaaaattgaaaacatgtgtttaagttCATGTACCAAACGGGCCAATAATATCCTAGTCAAATAACATTTAAAATCCCAAACCCAAGCTATTGCCACTAAACCCTATGAAAGAAGAGAAtcaaaatttaaccaaaattaagCAACATGACCCACAACACGCTTAAAAGATCGAGACAAGAATGAAACAATTGCATAGTTAATAAAAGCATACAAATTCACTACATTGCTCAGGCAACAAAACTACTCTcaacaaaaatttgatttgCAATGGAGTAATCCGACGgtcatcaaaatttaaataaaaaggtttTGAAGATGCAGCTTCAACACAGTAATTTCATTTTACCTATAACAATAGCCTATACCAATCCTTGTTAAATTCATACATGATTGGCATCTCAGAATTTTTAAATTGCCAACACATTTTATAGTtgcttttggattttgattAAATCCAATAGCATTATGAAATACGAAAACCAGAATTAAATTCCAGAgtaaaaaatcagaaaatctGAGCTGACCTGCATTTACAAGTTCATGACCAGCTTCAGTTCAAACAACAGAGACCTGAACCCATGAGACAGTAGCTAGTAAAACCAACTCTAAAGCAATCGATACATAAATCCATATTCATATACCTAATAACTCACTACTTTTTTTGATTATATAACCCTTCCATCGTTTTGGTAGTAATCCAAAATCAgcccatatttaatatttttttaagaagcgAGTTTTTGGCCCAACTAGAGCCTTGTAGTTCAACTGGCACCTTTTGGGGTTTCTAACAAAGACATCATTCAACACCTCCtctcattgtaactatcaaatttatcaaaaaattagtGAGTTTTTGGCCCAAGTTGAGGGGTAAGGGGAGAATCGAACTAGTAACACAAATGTTTAATGAGGCAAGGTCCCGGGCGGATTCTGCTACCCCTTGGGGTCTTTTAGAGTAACCCATTATTCCACAGACCTAAATCATATTGGTATAAAGAGCAAAGTTGAAACTCTTTAAAATTACAGTTGAATGATATTTGAAGTTCATTGTGTAAAGTGCTAATAATTATGTAGCTATAATAACTAGCacttctttttactttttttttttttcctttttttggacCTAAATAACAAAGCTTTGTTAAAAAATCTGAGTTTCAATTCAATAACTGATATAACAATACATGAACATTAgtagattaattaaattattctaTACATAAAATCcctaaccaaaaacaaaactagttATTCAAATTACCAAATATAACCTAGCACAATCGAAGAATGAAAACCCAAGACCAAGAAATCTCAGAAATCCCCATTATTCAGATCAAACACTATAACAGCCTAAAACACCAATTACTTCGGTTCAAATGAGACAGAAAACTCATAGGAAAAACCAAAACAACGTTATCATTCTTATTCAGATTTCTCAGACACCAAACGAAGCCCTGGACCTCCAGTTTAAGAAGGAATATATAAGaggcacaaaaaaataaataaaataacaacaacaagaaATAAAGAGACAGAGAAAAGGTACCAGGTCGATTAGAGGTGGAGCAAAGTGGTGCTGGGCTTAGCTTAACTCAGTACTATGTATTTGACAAATTGACGCTGTGTTGTGTTTAGAGGGAAGGGGacgaggaaaagaaaaggaaaaagcaaGTGACTAAATTGCAATTTAGTCCTtgtcaaaaaacaaattttacaatttagtCCTTTTTGGCACGTGACCCGCTCGTGCGACCAAACTTAGTTTACACATCTGATCTGAGTAGCTCTAGTCTCACAGTGACATCTACCTAGCGTCGCTACtcggtactctctctctctctctctctctgcgctCCCATCACCGGCGGCGACGTCAGCACCGGCGGTAAGCTCTAATACCATCTAGTGTTATTGCTTACTGTGTTCGCCGATTTCTCTCTATGTatgtattttcttctttgaacctctttttttaaatacatgtaACCATTGAAACACCAAAGTCTATCTATTCATACATCTTACCTTAGAAAAATATTGTACCTAGATTATTgagttttttcaattcatttaaaCTACTCAGAAATGATGAAATgcttatatatatgtgtatgtaatGTTGTGGTTCTATATGACTCTAGCTCTATTTGAACATGCCAAATGGATGATTCTACAAAAGGACCATGTTATTCATCTTTGCGGATCATGAAGTAGGCTTATTGAAATTGACCTCTTAAAACAACTTCTCAACAAGTTAATAATCTGTTGGGTTTTGAACTCCATTTAGAGTCGGGTTTAATTTTTGATTGGAACCATCGACCTAACATGTGTCACACGACTACTCGAAATTGTACAAGTTCTACTGGTTCTCAAGGACTCATGAGAGATTCTTTGAAATCCAAGATTCAAAACTTCTAATCAATATTTTCGTTCAAACTCTAATTGATTATTCTGTGTAATTATCTGTGTCTATGTTTGTGAGATGAGGGACTCACTACACACACGGCCGAGGGAATTATCAAATACTTGAAGAAAGCTAGATATGCACCcacattagaattttttttttttttttttttttttgctcaattgAAACTGGCTAAAATTGATCAAGCTACAAATAATGTATGtgtgcatgagagagagagagagagatagagaggtaAAAAGGCAACCAACAACCAATAGCAGCTTGACCATTGCCGGTGCCAACATTCCAAGTGATAGAGTGGTGAGGGGTGAGAGCAGCAAGCATCGAGAATAAGTAGATTGGATAAGTTGGCCTAATATCCACATAAATATCAGCTTGCTTATCAAACAAACCAGCCATTTTTTAGAGTCTAgggaaacttgatttttttagttCGGAGGTGGGTTGGTTGATTCAGGGGTTGGCCGTGAATGTGAGGCTTCGATTTATGTTTAGTTTTTACTGTTGgctctttgttttctttatgtATATGTGAATCATATCTATGGTATTTACTGGTGTCTACTGTCTAGATTATTTGGGAGTGATTTTTACAAGTGTACCTATCACATTTATCTTGTCACTTGGTGGTACATTGTATCATTTTTTGAGCTGATTGTTAGGGCTTGGTCGTGGAGTATATGTTACATTAAAATTTGCTGTTTCTTTTTTCAGACAATGTTTGCATGTGATTTCCGTTGTCTTTGTGTCAGTGATTGTTTGTCCATGTGATATTTctgttatctttgtgttagtGATTATTTCCTTGTGATTTTTCTGTTGTCTTTAGGTTAGTGGTTGTTTCCATTtgacattttaatattattgaaTGACTTAGGCTTAGAGAAGTGGCTTGTCAACCTATTATGATGTTGCTATTACTGATTAATAAAGCAAACTGGTATACTGTTACTGAGTCTAACATAGAGCGTCTGATGCCAGGCAATTGGAAAAGTCAAATTACACATACACGTACACATTGAGCACCAAATGTCAGACAATCTGAAAAGTGTTAGAATGGATATTGCACTCTTGCAAAAAAAGTTGCAATTTCTGCACTTCATTTACTTTCCCCAATAAAAAACTTACAGCAAAGCCTTGTTCCAATAATATCAATTTGTCAAGTTCATGATCCTCATATTTTACTCCGGCAGAATTCATTTGAatccaaattttcttataaaattaatttaacacaATTATAATGAAGTCCTT contains:
- the LOC115950807 gene encoding probable prefoldin subunit 2 isoform X2, which codes for MASRAEDEQREPINEQAVANKYASMRTELNQIYSKITELEMEVSEHSLVINAIQPLDPTRRCFRMIGGVLVERTIQEVLPAVQRNKEGLEEVIARLNEALEKKKKEISDFEAKYKIRIRKPDGETKDDGGRKEGSAQGVLVGPAGGSE
- the LOC115995144 gene encoding preprotein translocase subunit SECE1, whose protein sequence is MALPMSVQFPVTSPFPPPTKAGHPRTSVLLKPPRVGHLSLSHPKLRPVNLISLRLRLKAIEETRETPESETQQTESESENQPGGEVGSEIKEAMRKRKEQQQGEGGLWSGVAEEIGEIEWPPFGKVLGTTGVVLGVIAGSSVVLLTVNAVLAELSDRVFAGRGVQDFFG
- the LOC115950807 gene encoding probable prefoldin subunit 2 isoform X1, producing the protein MQSIMASRAEDEQREPINEQAVANKYASMRTELNQIYSKITELEMEVSEHSLVINAIQPLDPTRRCFRMIGGVLVERTIQEVLPAVQRNKEGLEEVIARLNEALEKKKKEISDFEAKYKIRIRKPDGETKDDGGRKEGSAQGVLVGPAGGSE